The following proteins are co-located in the Methylomonas sp. 11b genome:
- a CDS encoding sensor domain-containing diguanylate cyclase: protein MEKQNQNGKMHGSNEQPRFISEPPGLRQPSPTAEQVARVHLLYSNLPFSIGISGLLACILMFVLTPASNSHRLLAWFGILSLVLMARGILFVFWRKHAYSRGEIDDLDDWLRWFRIGTIAGGVVWGIGGIVLAPLGDIGHKVYVSFALGGLCAGAASTLAIDRLSVVGFLLTVLLPQIVFLALQDDTLSYGMSAMETLFLLFLLASSRQTRLHLEENVRLRLRATENEFRLRHMLESSPIATCIEDAVDGRVIFANLSYASLIDTTPDRAIGAFTTDFYARPEEYAEVMDRLSKGEHVTNQLVELRSPGEPHWIKWTLTSYFPVEYQNKSALLVWFYDITDRKISEDRVQHLAYHDTLTGLPNRSLFRDRLQQAIATAEREQSALALMFVDLDQFKPVNDGYGHGIGDLLLKAVAERIGRCLRKSDSPARIGGDEFVVLLPAIKTEQNALEIAEKVRYELSQPFEIEGLTLGISASIGLAVYPDHADEIQQLINRADTAMYYAKSEGRNCVRIYRPDMREQNC, encoded by the coding sequence GTGGAAAAACAAAATCAAAACGGCAAGATGCACGGCTCGAATGAACAACCCCGGTTCATATCCGAGCCGCCAGGCCTCCGGCAACCATCGCCAACCGCCGAGCAAGTCGCACGAGTCCATCTGCTTTATTCCAATCTGCCTTTTTCCATCGGCATTAGCGGATTGCTTGCTTGCATCCTGATGTTCGTTTTAACGCCTGCAAGCAATTCCCATCGCTTGCTTGCCTGGTTCGGCATATTGAGCTTGGTTTTAATGGCAAGAGGCATACTGTTTGTTTTTTGGCGAAAACACGCTTATTCCAGAGGCGAAATCGACGATCTGGACGACTGGCTCCGATGGTTCCGCATCGGAACGATTGCCGGCGGGGTCGTTTGGGGCATCGGCGGCATCGTGCTTGCGCCGTTGGGCGATATAGGTCATAAGGTCTACGTATCCTTTGCGTTGGGCGGCTTGTGCGCCGGCGCCGCCTCGACCCTGGCGATCGACCGCCTCTCCGTAGTCGGCTTTTTATTGACGGTTCTGCTGCCGCAAATTGTTTTTCTGGCCTTACAGGACGATACGCTCTCCTATGGCATGAGCGCGATGGAAACCCTGTTTTTGCTGTTCCTATTGGCTAGTTCCAGACAAACGCGTCTGCACCTGGAGGAAAATGTACGATTGCGATTAAGGGCTACCGAAAACGAATTCCGATTGCGCCATATGCTGGAGAGCAGCCCAATCGCGACCTGCATCGAGGATGCCGTCGACGGCCGGGTGATTTTTGCCAACTTAAGCTACGCCTCGCTGATCGATACCACGCCGGATCGGGCCATCGGTGCCTTTACCACCGATTTTTATGCCCGTCCGGAAGAATATGCCGAGGTGATGGACAGGCTGAGTAAGGGCGAACACGTCACCAACCAACTGGTCGAGTTGCGTAGCCCAGGCGAACCTCACTGGATTAAGTGGACATTGACATCCTATTTTCCGGTGGAATATCAGAATAAATCGGCGCTTCTGGTTTGGTTCTACGATATTACCGACCGTAAGATTTCGGAAGACAGGGTTCAACATTTAGCCTATCACGACACGCTGACCGGTTTACCGAACCGCTCGCTGTTCCGGGATCGCCTGCAACAAGCCATCGCCACCGCCGAACGCGAACAAAGCGCGCTAGCCCTGATGTTCGTCGATCTGGATCAATTCAAACCGGTGAACGACGGCTACGGACACGGCATCGGCGACCTGCTGTTAAAGGCCGTTGCCGAACGCATTGGCCGCTGTCTGCGCAAATCGGATTCCCCGGCCAGAATCGGCGGCGACGAATTTGTCGTGCTGTTGCCGGCCATCAAAACCGAGCAGAATGCCTTGGAAATCGCGGAAAAGGTCCGGTACGAGTTAAGTCAGCCATTCGAGATCGAAGGCTTGACGCTAGGCATTTCGGCTAGCATCGGCTTGGCTGTTTATCCGGATCATGCCGATGAAATACAGCAATTGATCAATCGCGCAGACACGGCGATGTATTACGCAAAAAGCGAAGGCAGGAATTGCGTGCGTATCTACCGGCCCGACATGCGGGAACAAAATTGCTGA
- a CDS encoding DUF2971 domain-containing protein, producing MITGSKTMWTESKDILEKIRETIIDNNKKDMAIAVDNIFYHYTNSSGLLGIFESNKLWATHFRFLNDSSEFEYGMEIVFDVLNEYLDSKLIAEEEKKRIIEVFKLQGSLFNHNNAYIACFCTDGDLLSQWRGYAGGSGYSIGFDGKLLTNNIFFDELKDKTNIRWDFGRVRYGDEAKQFVKNLIPDCVNIITDYLIEFPEGLSRTRSGKSVIEVIPSLQSLKWLFYYVPFFSKHEGFREEMEWRLVGTPTGIPQTRYRAASIGMIPYVEFDFSDGFFTIHPARYFPDEYLDENNMPKKRRETPFSKDEYREMYDNLWKMGPEQGKVNYIKRIIIGPSSNFEQQKYAVNDLIKQLTHRSIYKDMLSRRIDCSINNLTEDLSKIPDGLNSGDLKPEYMNSIRVEENYAYFCMSERYIDLPNICQSIIPYNA from the coding sequence ATGATCACAGGAAGTAAAACTATGTGGACGGAAAGCAAAGATATACTAGAGAAAATACGAGAAACAATTATAGATAATAATAAAAAAGATATGGCCATAGCCGTAGATAATATATTTTATCACTATACCAACTCTTCTGGACTGCTAGGAATATTTGAATCAAATAAACTTTGGGCAACACACTTCAGGTTTTTGAATGACTCGTCTGAGTTTGAATATGGCATGGAAATTGTATTCGATGTTCTAAATGAATATCTTGATTCAAAGCTGATTGCCGAAGAGGAAAAAAAACGAATTATTGAAGTGTTCAAGCTACAGGGATCGTTATTCAATCATAATAACGCTTACATAGCTTGCTTTTGCACCGATGGTGATCTCTTGAGTCAATGGCGAGGATATGCTGGTGGATCCGGTTATTCCATAGGATTTGATGGAAAATTGCTAACCAATAATATTTTTTTTGACGAGCTTAAAGATAAAACCAATATTAGATGGGATTTCGGTAGAGTCAGGTATGGTGACGAAGCAAAACAGTTCGTAAAAAATTTAATTCCTGATTGTGTGAATATTATTACAGATTATCTAATTGAATTCCCAGAAGGACTTAGTAGGACAAGGAGTGGTAAATCTGTAATAGAGGTTATTCCATCACTGCAATCGTTAAAATGGCTCTTTTATTACGTACCTTTTTTCTCAAAACATGAAGGCTTTCGTGAGGAAATGGAATGGAGACTTGTTGGCACACCAACCGGTATTCCTCAAACCAGATACAGAGCAGCAAGCATAGGCATGATTCCATATGTCGAGTTTGATTTTTCCGATGGATTTTTTACTATTCATCCAGCAAGATATTTTCCTGATGAATATTTAGATGAAAACAACATGCCTAAGAAGAGACGGGAAACTCCTTTTTCTAAAGATGAGTATAGAGAGATGTATGATAATCTATGGAAAATGGGTCCAGAGCAGGGAAAAGTCAATTATATTAAAAGAATTATCATTGGACCATCTTCTAACTTCGAACAACAAAAATATGCTGTTAACGATTTAATTAAACAATTGACGCACAGGTCTATTTATAAAGATATGCTTTCTCGCAGAATAGATTGCAGTATTAACAATTTGACGGAGGATTTATCGAAAATACCTGATGGGTTAAATTCTGGAGATTTGAAGCCTGAATATATGAACTCAATTAGAGTTGAAGAAAATTATGCCTATTTCTGCATGAGCGAGCGCTACATTGACCTTCCTAATATATGTCAGTCCATAATACCTTATAATGCATAA
- the leuB gene encoding 3-isopropylmalate dehydrogenase, with translation MKNYKIAILAGDGIGPEITAEAVKVLKVIEERNDVSFELLPAAFGACAYFESGSAFPHQTKAICDEADAILKGPIGLSHEDSKRIPIDEQPERGALLPLRRRYNTYANFRPVSLPKSLGHFSPLKAEIIGEGIDLVIVRELVGGLYFGEKEMGVNDAGLRYVRETLEYDESQIRQIMQQAFKLASKRRKLLHNIHKSNVLKSSVLWNEVMEEVAKDYPDVQVVNMLVDAAATALCLKPTQFDVMVMENMFGDILSDQGGGILGSLGLMPSACIGPDKAYYEPSHGSAPDIAGKNIANPYSMIGSVAMMLENSFDMEAEAKNVWAAMQGVFADGYSTADLSKPGSGVTMISTVEFGDKVVEKLRTMPKV, from the coding sequence ATGAAAAATTACAAAATCGCAATATTGGCCGGCGACGGCATCGGCCCTGAGATTACTGCGGAAGCCGTTAAGGTTCTGAAAGTGATTGAAGAACGTAACGACGTAAGCTTCGAATTGTTGCCGGCTGCGTTCGGTGCCTGCGCGTATTTCGAATCCGGCTCGGCGTTTCCGCATCAAACCAAAGCCATTTGCGACGAGGCAGACGCGATCTTGAAAGGTCCAATTGGCTTGAGCCACGAAGACTCCAAGCGCATTCCCATCGACGAGCAGCCCGAACGCGGCGCGTTGCTGCCTCTGCGCCGCCGTTACAACACCTACGCCAACTTCCGTCCGGTGTCCTTGCCTAAATCGCTGGGGCATTTTTCGCCGTTAAAAGCGGAAATCATCGGCGAAGGCATTGATTTGGTGATTGTCCGTGAATTGGTCGGCGGCTTGTATTTCGGCGAAAAGGAAATGGGCGTCAACGATGCCGGTTTGCGTTACGTGCGCGAAACTCTGGAATACGACGAATCGCAAATTCGCCAAATCATGCAGCAAGCTTTCAAACTGGCTAGCAAACGCCGGAAATTGCTGCACAACATTCATAAAAGCAACGTGCTGAAATCCAGTGTGTTGTGGAATGAGGTGATGGAAGAAGTCGCGAAAGATTATCCGGACGTGCAAGTCGTGAATATGCTGGTCGATGCCGCCGCCACCGCGCTATGCCTGAAACCGACCCAGTTCGATGTGATGGTGATGGAAAACATGTTCGGCGATATTCTCAGCGACCAAGGCGGCGGTATCTTGGGCTCCTTGGGTTTGATGCCCTCGGCCTGTATCGGTCCGGATAAAGCCTATTACGAACCTTCGCACGGTTCGGCGCCGGACATCGCCGGCAAAAACATCGCTAATCCTTACTCGATGATAGGTTCGGTGGCGATGATGCTGGAAAACAGTTTCGACATGGAAGCCGAAGCCAAAAACGTCTGGGCGGCGATGCAGGGCGTATTTGCCGACGGCTACTCTACCGCCGACTTATCCAAACCCGGTAGCGGCGTGACTATGATCAGTACCGTCGAGTTCGGCGACAAAGTGGTTGAAAAGCTGCGCACTATGCCTAAGGTCTAA
- a CDS encoding alpha/beta hydrolase family esterase, which produces MNIAQLKSYLLESNRWQKVLFGLPVIALVGMLWLDHSGVPVELGQTVYRPDMLHGACQPDLLSGDAGETYGEETENGINYNVRTPKNYDASIAHPLLLVFSAAGANRAKTEKMTGFTLPATRSGFIVAYADHPELSPSTTVELGTIPHAMAKKWCIDEKQVYVTGHSDGGTSAMALAFMTGTRHVPTAIAPSAAGVTYEDLRDRKCPEPLPVMIMHSSKDRLFPGYGQQTAGWWAACNKCEPIPDTIGNGCVAYSGCANGVKTVYCEGDKPHAQWPEQTSDAIIDFFLHHHTRI; this is translated from the coding sequence ATGAATATCGCGCAGTTAAAGTCCTATCTTCTTGAAAGCAATCGTTGGCAAAAAGTCTTGTTCGGATTGCCGGTAATAGCGCTGGTCGGCATGCTCTGGCTGGATCATAGCGGCGTTCCGGTGGAACTCGGGCAAACCGTTTACCGACCGGATATGCTGCATGGCGCTTGCCAGCCGGACCTATTGAGTGGCGATGCCGGAGAAACATACGGGGAAGAAACCGAAAACGGCATAAATTACAACGTCCGCACCCCTAAGAATTATGATGCATCGATTGCCCATCCTTTATTACTGGTATTTTCAGCGGCGGGCGCGAATCGCGCCAAGACGGAGAAGATGACTGGATTCACTTTACCCGCTACCCGCTCTGGCTTTATCGTTGCTTATGCCGATCATCCCGAGCTTTCGCCAAGCACGACCGTGGAACTGGGTACGATCCCCCATGCGATGGCCAAAAAATGGTGTATCGATGAAAAACAGGTCTATGTAACCGGCCATTCCGATGGCGGCACCTCGGCAATGGCTTTAGCCTTTATGACCGGCACCCGGCACGTTCCTACAGCAATTGCCCCCAGTGCCGCCGGCGTAACGTATGAGGACTTACGCGACCGCAAATGCCCGGAACCCTTGCCGGTGATGATCATGCACAGCAGCAAGGACCGGCTGTTTCCGGGTTACGGGCAGCAAACGGCCGGCTGGTGGGCGGCCTGTAACAAATGCGAGCCGATTCCCGATACGATAGGCAACGGTTGCGTGGCCTATTCCGGTTGCGCCAATGGCGTAAAAACCGTGTATTGCGAAGGCGACAAACCGCATGCGCAATGGCCGGAACAGACTAGCGATGCCATCATCGATTTTTTCTTGCATCACCATACCAGGATTTAA
- a CDS encoding EthD family reductase: MKAAKLIVMYPVPTDLETFERRYADEHVPMAVEKLAGKTRFVASLIKSNADQSAAQFHRIAEVYFPTLSDLQACLSSPGGQETAAHAVEISSGGAPTFLISEVETFDF; encoded by the coding sequence ATGAAAGCAGCAAAATTAATTGTGATGTATCCAGTACCGACCGATCTGGAAACCTTCGAACGCCGCTATGCCGACGAACACGTGCCGATGGCCGTGGAAAAACTGGCCGGCAAAACCCGTTTCGTCGCCTCCCTGATTAAATCCAACGCAGACCAAAGCGCCGCGCAGTTTCATCGTATCGCGGAAGTGTACTTCCCTACGCTGAGCGACTTGCAAGCCTGCCTAAGTTCGCCCGGCGGCCAGGAAACGGCGGCACATGCGGTCGAGATTTCCAGCGGCGGCGCGCCGACGTTTCTGATTTCCGAAGTGGAAACCTTCGATTTCTAA
- a CDS encoding LysR family transcriptional regulator yields the protein MEMQQIRYFLAVCDKGSFTRAAQSTYVAQPSLTQAIKKLEDELGGELFSRERSGCRLTSLGRLVEPSLRQIFREAQTIKAEAVRFSRLNTVPLRIGVMATIAAQHLSPFFADFQQERPHVELELVVDNECNLLQQLDEGQLDLMVSAPTSPLPAHLQSLKLYEERYVVVFNDKHRFNQLSVIDLATIQSEPYLDRLNCELRETLRGVCLGRQINLYAAYRSNSEEWILNMVRAGIGVALMPEFSVPKRGDKLKTRYLSDPEIRRTICAVYQDSAATNPEVNQLLEKFKVGF from the coding sequence ATGGAAATGCAACAAATACGCTACTTCCTGGCAGTTTGCGATAAGGGCTCGTTTACCCGCGCCGCGCAATCGACTTACGTCGCGCAGCCGTCGTTGACGCAAGCAATCAAAAAGTTGGAAGACGAACTGGGCGGGGAGTTATTCAGCCGCGAACGTAGCGGCTGTCGTTTGACATCGCTGGGGCGTTTGGTGGAGCCGAGCCTGAGGCAGATCTTTCGCGAGGCGCAAACCATCAAGGCCGAGGCTGTCCGCTTCAGCCGCTTGAACACCGTGCCGCTGCGCATAGGCGTGATGGCTACTATTGCCGCGCAACATCTCAGCCCTTTCTTCGCCGACTTCCAGCAAGAACGGCCGCATGTGGAATTGGAACTGGTGGTGGATAACGAGTGTAATCTGTTGCAACAATTGGACGAGGGGCAGCTGGATTTGATGGTCAGTGCGCCGACCTCGCCGCTACCGGCGCATTTACAGTCCTTAAAGCTTTACGAAGAGCGTTATGTCGTGGTTTTTAACGACAAGCATCGCTTCAATCAATTATCGGTCATCGATTTGGCGACCATCCAATCCGAGCCTTATCTGGACCGGCTAAACTGCGAATTACGCGAAACCTTGCGCGGTGTTTGCCTAGGCCGGCAGATCAATCTTTATGCGGCTTATAGAAGCAACAGCGAGGAATGGATATTGAACATGGTGCGGGCCGGGATAGGCGTGGCGTTGATGCCGGAATTCAGCGTACCGAAGCGGGGCGATAAGCTCAAAACCCGATATTTATCCGATCCGGAAATTCGGCGCACGATTTGTGCGGTTTACCAGGACTCGGCGGCTACAAATCCGGAAGTAAACCAGTTGCTGGAAAAGTTTAAAGTTGGTTTTTGA
- a CDS encoding transposase, translating into MAGRFHAPGTGPVVLDSWQYQRQRIGLKLYGYVILENHLHFIAQAPELDKYVASFKAYTSRRIINHLQQQKAELLLQRRCFANAAHKQDREYQFWQEGVHAELILNEAIMRESWLISTSIRLNAVT; encoded by the coding sequence ATGGCTGGCCGTTTTCACGCGCCCGGAACCGGGCCAGTCGTCCTGGACAGTTGGCAATATCAACGCCAACGCATCGGTTTGAAACTATACGGCTACGTGATCCTGGAAAATCATCTGCACTTCATCGCCCAGGCCCCGGAGCTGGACAAATACGTGGCCAGTTTCAAAGCCTATACCTCCCGCCGGATCATCAATCATTTGCAGCAACAAAAAGCGGAGCTCCTGCTCCAACGGCGGTGCTTTGCCAATGCGGCGCATAAACAAGATCGCGAATATCAGTTCTGGCAAGAAGGCGTGCATGCCGAATTGATTTTGAACGAAGCGATAATGCGGGAAAGCTGGCTTATATCCACGTCAATCCGGTTAAACGCGGTTACGTGA
- a CDS encoding carbon starvation CstA family protein produces MSGPNKQVPSIFFWACVALTGAFAVGGIALQRGESINSMWLIVAAICIYALGYRFYSAFVATKVLVLDPSRATPAERFDDGRDFMPTHKWVVFGHHFAAIAGPGPLIGPTLAAQFGYLPGTLWILVGAVLGGCVQDFVTLFFSIRRDGRSLGQMAKDELGAIGGTAAMIGVMMIMVILIAVLGLVVVNAMKHSPWATSTVAATIPIAVLMGCYLHHLRPGRVLEATLIGVSLLIFAVLGGGWIDDSPTIRSWFDYDAPQLAVMVILYGFAAAVLPVWLLLAPRDYLSTFMKLGTIAALAVAIVVLRPELKMPALTQFIDGTGPIFGGKLFPFVFITIACGAISGFHALISSGTTPKLLANEQDARFIGYGAMMMESFVAIMAMIAASVLEPGVYFAINSPAGIVGKEAADAVAKISSWGFPVSVEQMQTLAKTMGESTLFARTGGAPSLAVGMASLFAQVFGAHLLAAWYHFAIMFEALFILTTLDAGTRVARFMLQDILGNVGLAKTNSYPSILLTSGLVVGAWGYFLYMGTIDPLGGINSLWPLFGIANQMLAAIALCVATTILVKSDKLKYVWVTATPLAWLIIVTSTAAWEKLFAADLRVGFLSHAADLSARLANGALPAEQVKNAPHLIFNDYLNAGLTSLFMLITWLLLADTLRVIYCVIAGKNHPQSSESPHMPSRLVEEWVRD; encoded by the coding sequence ATGTCTGGCCCCAACAAACAAGTACCGTCCATTTTTTTCTGGGCTTGCGTCGCCCTGACCGGCGCCTTCGCCGTCGGCGGCATTGCTTTGCAACGCGGCGAATCCATTAATAGCATGTGGCTGATCGTCGCGGCGATTTGTATCTACGCGCTGGGTTATCGTTTCTATAGCGCATTTGTTGCGACCAAAGTTTTGGTATTGGACCCAAGCCGCGCCACCCCCGCAGAGCGTTTCGACGACGGCCGCGACTTTATGCCTACCCATAAATGGGTGGTGTTCGGGCACCATTTTGCAGCAATCGCGGGTCCCGGCCCCTTAATCGGGCCGACCTTGGCCGCCCAATTCGGCTATCTGCCGGGCACGCTGTGGATACTGGTGGGAGCAGTGCTTGGCGGCTGTGTACAGGATTTTGTCACGCTATTTTTCTCGATCCGCCGGGATGGCCGTTCACTAGGGCAAATGGCGAAAGACGAGTTGGGCGCTATTGGCGGCACCGCAGCCATGATAGGCGTGATGATGATTATGGTGATCCTGATCGCGGTACTGGGGTTGGTGGTCGTGAATGCCATGAAACACAGCCCTTGGGCCACTTCCACAGTAGCGGCTACTATTCCGATAGCCGTACTGATGGGCTGTTACTTACACCATTTAAGACCGGGCCGGGTGTTGGAGGCCACTTTAATCGGGGTCTCGTTGTTGATATTTGCGGTCCTCGGCGGCGGCTGGATCGATGATAGTCCGACAATACGCAGCTGGTTTGATTACGACGCCCCGCAATTGGCGGTTATGGTCATTTTGTACGGCTTCGCGGCGGCGGTATTGCCGGTCTGGCTTTTACTTGCGCCGCGCGACTATTTGTCCACCTTTATGAAACTGGGTACCATCGCCGCGTTGGCAGTTGCTATCGTCGTGTTACGCCCGGAATTGAAAATGCCGGCGCTCACCCAATTCATCGACGGCACGGGGCCGATTTTCGGCGGCAAACTGTTTCCGTTTGTGTTTATCACCATCGCCTGCGGAGCCATTTCCGGCTTTCATGCGCTGATTTCCTCCGGGACTACGCCCAAATTGCTGGCTAACGAGCAAGACGCCCGCTTCATCGGCTACGGGGCGATGATGATGGAATCCTTCGTCGCCATCATGGCCATGATTGCCGCATCGGTGTTGGAGCCTGGCGTATATTTTGCGATCAATAGCCCGGCTGGCATTGTCGGTAAAGAAGCGGCGGATGCCGTGGCCAAGATCAGCAGCTGGGGCTTTCCGGTGAGCGTCGAGCAGATGCAGACCCTGGCCAAAACCATGGGCGAATCCACGCTGTTCGCCCGTACCGGCGGCGCGCCGTCGCTGGCGGTAGGTATGGCCAGCTTATTCGCGCAAGTCTTCGGCGCACATCTACTGGCGGCCTGGTACCACTTTGCGATCATGTTCGAGGCTTTATTCATTTTGACCACTCTGGACGCAGGCACCCGCGTCGCCCGCTTCATGCTGCAAGACATTCTGGGTAATGTGGGTTTGGCGAAAACCAACAGCTACCCCAGCATCTTGTTGACCAGTGGATTAGTAGTGGGCGCTTGGGGCTATTTTCTGTACATGGGCACCATCGACCCCTTGGGCGGTATCAACAGCCTGTGGCCTTTATTCGGTATTGCCAACCAAATGCTGGCGGCAATTGCCTTATGCGTGGCCACCACAATCTTGGTGAAGTCGGACAAATTGAAATATGTGTGGGTAACGGCAACCCCCTTAGCCTGGTTGATTATCGTCACCAGCACCGCCGCTTGGGAAAAATTGTTTGCCGCCGATTTGCGGGTGGGATTTTTATCGCATGCCGCGGATTTATCCGCCAGACTCGCCAACGGCGCTCTCCCCGCCGAGCAAGTGAAAAACGCGCCCCATTTGATCTTCAATGACTATTTGAATGCCGGCTTAACCAGCTTATTCATGCTGATCACCTGGCTATTACTGGCAGACACCCTGCGCGTGATCTATTGCGTCATCGCCGGCAAAAACCACCCGCAATCCAGCGAATCTCCGCATATGCCTAGCCGGCTGGTGGAAGAATGGGTAAGGGATTAA
- a CDS encoding cytochrome P460 family protein, translating into MNRTIFSGLCLVALALMPFGWAFAEAQPTAKPEHGEYRDWRLLGVSLRHDKNSIRAIVGNHVAITAARAGKVKPWPDGSIIAKIKWGERKHPNWEQATVPGEFTAAEAMVKDSKKYADTGGWGFGIWEGKTLKMLDQEKSAPCFACHLPMKDSDYVYTLPNLQ; encoded by the coding sequence ATGAACAGAACGATTTTCAGCGGTTTATGTTTGGTTGCTTTGGCTTTAATGCCGTTTGGCTGGGCTTTCGCGGAAGCCCAACCGACTGCTAAACCCGAACATGGCGAATACCGCGACTGGCGTTTGTTGGGTGTATCTTTGCGCCACGACAAAAACAGCATACGCGCCATCGTCGGTAACCATGTGGCTATCACCGCCGCACGCGCAGGTAAAGTTAAACCATGGCCGGACGGCAGCATCATAGCCAAAATTAAGTGGGGCGAAAGAAAGCATCCGAATTGGGAACAAGCGACTGTGCCAGGCGAATTCACCGCTGCGGAAGCGATGGTGAAAGACAGCAAGAAATACGCTGATACCGGCGGTTGGGGTTTCGGCATTTGGGAAGGCAAAACCTTAAAAATGCTGGATCAAGAAAAATCCGCGCCGTGTTTCGCTTGCCATTTGCCCATGAAAGACAGCGACTACGTTTATACCCTGCCTAATCTCCAATAA
- a CDS encoding histone deacetylase family protein, which produces MRTLYYSHPDFLGHDTGVAHPESIDRLHVIEQALSAPQFAPLQRIAPDIPTDIQDKIGLIHSKAMIAKVLSTIPEQGYANFDADTVVSPGSKPAALRAVAAVCDAVDRICTGQNARAFCATRPPGHHAMPDYAMGFCLFNNIAIAAEYARSRYGLTRIAIVDFDVHHGNGTQAAFCEQPQVLYASSHQWPHYPGTGHPSECGVGNIINVPLPTGSGGEVFRDKYRQSILPALKTFNPELILVSAGFDAHRDDPLASLGLVEDDYRWITDELLCIADACCQGRIISALEGGYNLSALANSVAAHVGSLMGSPTRGE; this is translated from the coding sequence ATGCGCACACTTTACTATAGTCACCCGGATTTTTTGGGCCACGACACCGGCGTAGCCCATCCAGAGAGCATCGACCGGCTCCATGTGATCGAACAAGCGTTGTCGGCACCCCAATTTGCACCATTGCAAAGAATCGCACCCGATATTCCCACCGATATCCAAGATAAGATTGGCTTGATACACAGCAAAGCCATGATAGCGAAAGTGCTATCAACCATCCCTGAACAAGGCTACGCCAATTTTGACGCGGATACCGTGGTATCGCCCGGCTCCAAACCAGCGGCTCTGCGCGCGGTGGCCGCAGTGTGCGACGCCGTCGATAGAATTTGCACCGGCCAAAACGCCAGGGCCTTTTGCGCTACCCGCCCTCCCGGCCACCATGCCATGCCGGATTATGCGATGGGGTTTTGCCTGTTCAACAATATCGCCATTGCCGCCGAATATGCCCGCAGCCGCTACGGCCTGACCAGGATAGCCATCGTGGATTTTGACGTGCACCATGGCAACGGCACCCAAGCGGCTTTTTGCGAACAGCCGCAAGTACTGTATGCGTCCAGCCATCAATGGCCGCATTACCCCGGCACCGGCCATCCCTCGGAATGCGGTGTCGGGAACATTATCAATGTTCCCCTACCCACAGGCAGCGGCGGCGAGGTTTTTCGGGATAAATATCGCCAGTCCATTTTGCCGGCACTGAAAACATTCAACCCCGAACTGATTTTGGTTTCCGCCGGTTTCGACGCCCACAGAGACGACCCTTTAGCATCACTTGGCCTAGTGGAAGACGACTATCGCTGGATTACCGACGAATTGCTTTGCATCGCCGATGCCTGCTGCCAGGGGCGAATCATTTCAGCATTGGAAGGCGGATACAATTTAAGCGCGTTGGCTAACAGTGTTGCCGCCCATGTCGGCAGTTTGATGGGTAGCCCAACTAGAGGCGAATGA